GCGACGTTGTCCTTGAAAGAAATAATGATGTATATGTTCCTATAGATTTACCTTTTGGTAAATGCAGAATGAGTGTTATTTTTCCCCAAGAAAAGGAAGTCCCTTTGGAAGATATGGAGGGTTATAAAATTGCGACTAAGTATCCAGAGATAACAAAATCTTTTTTCTCAAAAAACGGCATAAAAGTAAAGGTTTTAAAGTTAAATGGCGCTGTGGAATTAGCTGCTAAAACAGGAATAGCTGATGCTATAGTTGATATTGTTGACACAGGAAATACAATTAAAGCAAACAATCTCAAAGAATCTTATAAAATTATGGATATTTCAGCCGTGTTGTTAGTTAACAGAATCACTCAAAAAACTAAATTTGAAACAATAAATGACATTATAAGAAGGATTAAAAAAATAAAATAAGGGGGAAAACAATGAATTTACAAGTATATGTTTCGGAAATATTGGATGACATAAGAAGTAATGGAATATCGGCACTAAAAAAATATTCCCAGCAATTTGATAATTATAAAGGACCTTTTGAATTAGAGGAGAAAGAATGGAACATAGACGATGAAATTCTTCAAGAAGATAAAAACATAATTGACAGGATAATTAAAAGATTGGAAAATTATCACTCTAAACAAATAAAAGAAGATATAACATACACAAATGAATATGGTTCAATGTATGGCTTAATAAAAAGGCCCATAAACCGCATTGGTATTTATGTTCCAGGAGGCAGGCCATTACCGTCGAGTTTGCTAATGGTTGCAATTCCTGCTAAAATTGCGGGTGTAAAAGATATGATAATAACTTCTTCTCCAAAGAATGGAAAAATTAATCCTTATATTTTATACATAGCTAAAAAATTAAACATTAAAGAAGTATATAAAATTGGTGGAATACAAGCTATTGGCGCTATGGCATATGGTATAGGTATGAAAAAAGTCGACAAAATCTTTGGACCAGGTAATCAATATGTAAATGAAGCGAAAAGACAGGTCTTTGGAGACGTTGGCATAGACAGTCTGGCAGGACCTTCTGAAATCTGCTTAATTGCCGATGAGACTGCAAATAAAGAATATGTTTTGAATGATCTTCTTTCTCAATTAGAACACGGTTTAGAATCTAAATCTTTCTTATTAACTACCTCAAAACAATTATATGACTATTGTGATAAAAACAGAATAGAAAGGTATCTCTTTGATACGTTAGATGAATGTGCTGAAAAAGCAAATGAAATTGCACCAGAACACTTAGAAATAATTACACGAGAACCAGAAAAAATTGTCCCTTTAATCCAAAATGCCGGAGCTGTTTATTTAGGCGAATATACTCCTGTACCTGCTGCCGATTATTTTTTAGGAGTGAACCATGTTTTACCTACAGGTAAGGCAGCAAGGTTTTCGTCCGTTTTAAACGTATCAGATTTTATGAAAGAAATGACTATTGCTAAAATAAGTAAAGAAGAATTATTAACAGAAAGATATTTAGGCATACGAATGGCAGAAATTGAAGGCATGAACCAGCATAAAAAATCTATGGAGGTACGAAAATGATAAGAAAAACAAATGAAACTTACATAGAGATAAATAGTTCAGAAAATTTAGTTGTAGATACTAACGATACAGTGCTAAATCACTTATTAAAAACGCTTTTTTATTATATGGAGAAAAATGTAACTATTAAAGCAAAGTTTGATTTAAAACATCATCTTTGGGAAGATATTGGAATCACGATAGGACAATTTTTGAAAGAAGATATAAAAGATAAAAACATTAGAAGATTTGGTACTTCTATATTGCCAATGGATGATGCTCTAATTTTAGTTTCTGTAGATATTTCAAGAGTTTATACTAATATAGATATAAATATAGGAACTCAAGAAGAAGGATTTGAATTAGGAAACTTCAAAGAATTGGTATTCGGTTTATGTAGATCCCTTTCTGCTACTATTCATATAAAACAAATAAATGGAGAAAACGCACATCATATAATTGAAGCATCTTTTAAAGCTCTGGGAAATTCGTTAAAACAAGCTTTAGAACTAAGCGAAAAGCTTGAGAGTACCAATAAAGTATATAAGGTATAGGAGTGTTTAAATTGCAGAAGATCGTAATTCTAAATGGAGGTGTAGGAAACTTTTCCAATGTACAAAAAGCCATTAATGGCATAATAAGTAATAATATAGAAGATATAAAAACAGCAGATAAACTCATATTACCAGGAGTAGGATCCTTTGGAGCTGTATCAAAAAATATTTCACATTTAAAAGAATATATTTTAGAACATATCGACAAAAATAAACCTTTTCTTGGAATCTGTTTAGGAATGCAAATGCTTTTTGAAAGTAGCGAAGAGGATGAAGGAGAAGGTCTTTCATATTTACCTGGAAAAGTAGTGAAATTTAAAAATATGAAAGTCCCTCACATAGGATGGAACGATGTAGAAATTATTAAAGAATCTCCCATTTTTAAAGGTATATCAAGTGAAAGTTTCTTCTATTTTGTTCATTCCTATTATGTAGTAACAGAAGAAAAATTTGTAATTTCTTATACCAATTACGAAAGTAAAGGAAATATTTGTAAATTTGTCTCAAGTATACAAAAAGGCTACGTCTTTGGAGTTCAATTCCATCCAGAAAAATCAAGTGAAAATGGAATAAAATTGCTGGATAATTTTAAAAAACTTTAAAGAAGTCTCTCAAAATTTATCTTCTAAAAGAAACGGAGGTGACTTGTATAATAAAAGTTATTCCTGCTATAGATTTAATGAATGGTAAAGCCGTAAGACTTTACAAAGGAGATAAAAATAACAAAAAGGAATATGGAGATCCACTAAAAATAGCTAAAGATTTCTCAAAATATGTAGATTTAATACATATTGTAGATTTAGATGGGGCTTTTGAAGGTGAACCTAAAAACCTGCAAACAATTAAGAAAATAATCGAAGAAACAGATGTAAAAGTAGAAGTAGGAGGAGGGTACAGAACATACGATAGTATAAAAAAAGCATATGACATAGGTGTAAGTTACGTAATAATTGGTACTGCAGCTTTTGATTTAAATTTCTTAGAAAAAGTAACTTCCTCCTTTTCTAATGTCACTATTAGTTTAGATGTGGAAAACGGTAAATTAAAAACAAAAGGTTGGTTAGAAGAATCTGATATTGATGTAATAGAAGCTTTCAAAACCTTTAAAAAATATACCAAAAGGTTTATTTACACTGATACCAAAAGAGACGGAACTTTAGAAGGTGTTTCACAAAATATAAAAAGATTTTGGAATGATGAAGAATTTGTATATGCAGGTGGAGTAACCAATAAAAAAGATTTAAAAATATTGGAAAACATAGGTTTCAAAGGAGCTATAATGGGTAAAGCGTTATATGAAGGTAAAGCAAATATAGAAGAATTGGTGGAGGAATAAAAATGCTTACTAAAAGAATAATAGCTGCTCTTGATATAAAAGATGGAAAAGTTGTAAAAGGAGTGAAGTTTGAAAATATAAAACAAGCTGGAGATCCCATAGAACTTGCAAAGAAATATGAAAAAGATGGGATAGATGAAATAGTTTTCTTAGACATAACAGCCTCAAAAGAAAAAAGGAAAATTATTAAAGATCTTGTAGAAAAAATATCAAAAGAACTTTTTATTCCATTCACAGTTGGTGGCGGATTGCATACAGTAGAAGAAATGTTAGAAATAATAAAAAGTGGTGCAGATAAAGTATTCATAAACACAGCAGCAGTAGAAAATCCAAGTCTTATAAAAGAATCTTCAAAAATTATTGGAAGTTCTAA
This region of Petrotoga sp. 9PWA.NaAc.5.4 genomic DNA includes:
- the hisB gene encoding imidazoleglycerol-phosphate dehydratase HisB, whose amino-acid sequence is MIRKTNETYIEINSSENLVVDTNDTVLNHLLKTLFYYMEKNVTIKAKFDLKHHLWEDIGITIGQFLKEDIKDKNIRRFGTSILPMDDALILVSVDISRVYTNIDINIGTQEEGFELGNFKELVFGLCRSLSATIHIKQINGENAHHIIEASFKALGNSLKQALELSEKLESTNKVYKV
- the hisH gene encoding imidazole glycerol phosphate synthase subunit HisH, whose translation is MQKIVILNGGVGNFSNVQKAINGIISNNIEDIKTADKLILPGVGSFGAVSKNISHLKEYILEHIDKNKPFLGICLGMQMLFESSEEDEGEGLSYLPGKVVKFKNMKVPHIGWNDVEIIKESPIFKGISSESFFYFVHSYYVVTEEKFVISYTNYESKGNICKFVSSIQKGYVFGVQFHPEKSSENGIKLLDNFKKL
- the hisD gene encoding histidinol dehydrogenase — protein: MNLQVYVSEILDDIRSNGISALKKYSQQFDNYKGPFELEEKEWNIDDEILQEDKNIIDRIIKRLENYHSKQIKEDITYTNEYGSMYGLIKRPINRIGIYVPGGRPLPSSLLMVAIPAKIAGVKDMIITSSPKNGKINPYILYIAKKLNIKEVYKIGGIQAIGAMAYGIGMKKVDKIFGPGNQYVNEAKRQVFGDVGIDSLAGPSEICLIADETANKEYVLNDLLSQLEHGLESKSFLLTTSKQLYDYCDKNRIERYLFDTLDECAEKANEIAPEHLEIITREPEKIVPLIQNAGAVYLGEYTPVPAADYFLGVNHVLPTGKAARFSSVLNVSDFMKEMTIAKISKEELLTERYLGIRMAEIEGMNQHKKSMEVRK
- the hisA gene encoding 1-(5-phosphoribosyl)-5-((5-phosphoribosylamino)methylideneamino)imidazole-4-carboxamide isomerase; the protein is MKVIPAIDLMNGKAVRLYKGDKNNKKEYGDPLKIAKDFSKYVDLIHIVDLDGAFEGEPKNLQTIKKIIEETDVKVEVGGGYRTYDSIKKAYDIGVSYVIIGTAAFDLNFLEKVTSSFSNVTISLDVENGKLKTKGWLEESDIDVIEAFKTFKKYTKRFIYTDTKRDGTLEGVSQNIKRFWNDEEFVYAGGVTNKKDLKILENIGFKGAIMGKALYEGKANIEELVEE
- the hisG gene encoding ATP phosphoribosyltransferase, which produces MSIALPSGRLLNDTKKFLEKIGIRIQTPNSRELISSLDGFRFYFPRVFDVPVYVENGVDLGICGSDVVLERNNDVYVPIDLPFGKCRMSVIFPQEKEVPLEDMEGYKIATKYPEITKSFFSKNGIKVKVLKLNGAVELAAKTGIADAIVDIVDTGNTIKANNLKESYKIMDISAVLLVNRITQKTKFETINDIIRRIKKIK